One region of Gilliamella sp. ESL0405 genomic DNA includes:
- the nadR gene encoding multifunctional transcriptional regulator/nicotinamide-nucleotide adenylyltransferase/ribosylnicotinamide kinase NadR, with protein MVLKHKVGLIFGKFYPLHCGHIYLIEKAMSQVDELHIILGCEAERDKLLFQKSQLPKQPQVYDRFSWLQETFKDRHNIHVHILDEAGIEYYPNGWQDWSDRVKHILAEHKIEPTVVFTSEPQDAKNHEHYFGCPVVIVDADRDFVNISATKIRENPYKNWNFIAKAAKPFFVKKVAIIGQGKFNDLPLQLANIYNTQYVSNGYINYIQREITTPQHQRYLSENDYMRIAMLHVERVAKAVETANKLVFTSIDFDSLAKNYYQIFNKQSDALRDLKINCPFDLVIHESDLPANSSPLEHFETVTKMVESLLI; from the coding sequence ATGGTGTTGAAACATAAAGTTGGTTTAATTTTTGGTAAGTTCTATCCTTTACATTGTGGTCATATCTATCTGATTGAAAAAGCGATGAGTCAAGTTGATGAATTGCATATTATCCTTGGCTGCGAGGCTGAACGTGATAAACTCCTTTTTCAAAAAAGCCAATTACCAAAACAACCGCAAGTCTACGATCGCTTTTCTTGGTTACAAGAAACCTTCAAAGATCGTCACAATATTCATGTACATATTTTAGATGAAGCCGGTATTGAATATTATCCCAATGGTTGGCAAGATTGGAGCGATCGTGTTAAACATATTTTAGCTGAGCACAAAATTGAACCTACCGTCGTGTTTACCAGTGAGCCGCAAGATGCTAAAAATCATGAACACTATTTTGGCTGTCCGGTTGTGATTGTCGATGCCGATCGTGATTTTGTTAATATTAGTGCGACAAAAATTCGTGAAAATCCTTATAAAAATTGGAATTTCATTGCAAAAGCGGCTAAACCTTTTTTCGTTAAAAAAGTCGCTATTATCGGACAAGGTAAATTTAACGATTTACCCCTTCAGCTTGCCAATATATACAATACTCAATATGTTTCTAATGGCTATATTAATTACATTCAACGCGAAATAACCACACCGCAACATCAGCGTTATTTAAGTGAAAATGATTATATGCGAATAGCTATGCTTCATGTTGAACGTGTGGCGAAAGCGGTCGAAACTGCCAATAAACTGGTCTTTACCTCGATTGATTTTGATAGTTTAGCGAAAAACTACTATCAGATTTTCAATAAACAAAGTGATGCGTTAAGAGATTTAAAAATCAATTGTCCTTTTGATTTAGTCATACATGAGTCAGATTTACCCGCAAATAGCTCACCTTTAGAGCATTTTGAAACGGTGACGAAAATGGTTGAGTCATTATTGATTTAG
- the ubiE gene encoding bifunctional demethylmenaquinone methyltransferase/2-methoxy-6-polyprenyl-1,4-benzoquinol methylase UbiE: MSQSSDKQDNNNQEKIDFGYTQVLKQDKVKRVAEVFHSVADKYDVMNDLMSFGIHRIWKKNTIEYSSVRKGQKVLDLAGGTGDLTAKFAQLVGDDGLVVLADINESMLKVGRDKLRDKGLFKNIEYVQANAEQLPFADNYFDCITISFGLRNVTDKEKALRSMWRVLKPGGRLLILEFSKPQYQILNKAYDLYSFTMLPLMGKLVANDSESYRYLAESIRMHPDQKTLKKMMEDAGFVDVKYHNMTGGIVALHIGFKF; this comes from the coding sequence ATGTCTCAATCTTCTGATAAACAAGATAATAATAATCAAGAGAAAATCGATTTCGGTTATACCCAAGTTTTAAAACAAGATAAAGTCAAACGTGTAGCAGAAGTTTTTCATTCGGTTGCAGATAAATATGATGTAATGAATGATTTGATGTCATTTGGGATTCATCGTATCTGGAAAAAAAACACCATTGAGTATAGCAGTGTCCGTAAAGGTCAAAAAGTTCTCGATCTCGCTGGTGGAACCGGTGACTTAACCGCTAAATTTGCCCAGTTAGTCGGTGATGATGGCTTAGTTGTGCTTGCCGATATCAATGAATCGATGTTAAAAGTTGGTCGTGATAAGTTACGTGATAAAGGCTTATTTAAAAACATTGAATATGTGCAAGCAAATGCTGAACAATTGCCGTTTGCCGATAACTATTTTGATTGTATTACTATTTCTTTTGGTTTACGAAATGTTACCGATAAAGAGAAAGCCTTGCGTTCGATGTGGCGAGTTCTAAAGCCGGGCGGACGATTATTAATTCTTGAGTTTTCCAAACCTCAATATCAAATCTTAAATAAAGCGTATGATTTGTATTCTTTTACCATGCTGCCATTAATGGGCAAGTTGGTGGCAAATGATTCAGAAAGTTATCGCTATTTAGCTGAATCAATTAGAATGCATCCGGATCAAAAAACGTTGAAAAAGATGATGGAAGATGCCGGATTTGTTGATGTGAAATATCACAATATGACCGGTGGCATTGTCGCTTTACATATTGGCTTCAAATTTTAA
- the tatA gene encoding twin-arginine translocase TatA/TatE family subunit: protein MLSMPKLLIIIAVIVLLFGTKKLRSLGSDLGASIKGFKKAMNDDDEQDSKKEASDSSAKVEDLTSTDDDNNKKE, encoded by the coding sequence ATGCTAAGTATGCCCAAACTCCTTATAATTATTGCCGTTATTGTATTATTGTTTGGAACGAAAAAACTACGCTCTTTAGGATCAGATCTTGGCGCATCGATTAAAGGTTTTAAAAAAGCCATGAATGATGATGACGAACAAGATAGCAAAAAAGAGGCAAGTGACAGTTCAGCAAAAGTTGAAGATCTGACTTCAACTGATGATGACAATAATAAAAAAGAGTAA